Proteins from one Ananas comosus cultivar F153 linkage group 5, ASM154086v1, whole genome shotgun sequence genomic window:
- the LOC109710813 gene encoding protein FAR1-RELATED SEQUENCE 1-like encodes MSTSQRSEGMNALSKIFLDSHTSAYKFVIQFEKIVSSRYKKEDEEEFKMKDGEATLWTLDPIEERAREVYTKKVFADFRDQLKVLTGYRFVEVEKNTFKVFSIEKPSISKQRIYSYIVIVDKDEDIVSCNCKMFEFAGILCAHALKVMHFIGIHYISKKYILKRWTKEAKSGTVLDSVGIVAVGESSNNQAQWLQAVSLQCQKFIYETTKNYKAYTMGTEKLKSIIEELSTINQEPESQKGSKSDLNPSHQQIFISQTSHVNANSEKQIVKDPPQSQCKGKGKPQRLKPPAEKNAKKSRTCANCQKKGHNIKTCKELPKNVANFVLDSSDSYKESKGTS; translated from the exons ATGTCTACCTCGCAACGTAGCGAAGGTATGAATGcgctttcaaaaatttttttggactcTCACACCTCAgcatataaatttgtaattcagTTTGAAAAGATAGTGTCAAGTAGATACAAAAAGGAGGATGAGGAagaatttaaaatgaaagaCGGGGAGGCTACTTTGTGGACCTTGGATCCAATTGAAGAGCGAGCTCGTGAAGTATACACAAAAAAGGTTTTTGCCGACTTTAGAGACCAGTTGAAGGTACTCACAGGTTATAGATTTGTTGAAGTAGAGAAAAACACATTCAAAGTATTCTCTATAGAAAAACCTTCTATCTCCAAACAACGAATTTATTCTTATATAGTTATTGTTGACAAAGATGAGGATATAGTGTCTTGCAATTGTAAAATGTTCGAATTTGCAGGGATATTGTGTGCTCATGCTCTCAAAGTCATGCATTTTATAGGAATACATTACATTTCGAAAAAATATATCTTGAAAAGATGGACAAAAGAAGCTAAAAGTGGCACAGTACTTGATAGTGTGGGAATTGTAGCAGTTGGTGAATCATCCAACAATCAAGCACAATGGCTTCAAGCAGTTAGCTTACAATGTCAAAAATTCATATATGAAACTACAAAGAATTATAAGGCATATACTATGGGAACAGAAAAGTTGAAATCGATTATTGAAGAACTTTCAACAATTAACCAAGAACCTGAAAGTCAAAAAGgatcaaaatctgatttgaaTCCTAGTCATCAACAGATTTTCATTTCACAAACAAGTCATGTAAATGCTAATTCAGAAAAACAGATTGTAAAAGATCCGCCACAATCACAGtgcaaaggaaaaggaaagccTCAACGACTTAAGCCACCTGCCGAAAAGAATGCCAAGAAGTCACGAACTTGTGCAAATTGTCAAAAGAAAGGCCATAACATCAAAACTTGCAAAGAG TTACCAAAGAACGTGGCAAATTTTGTACTAGATTCAAGTGATAGCTATAAAGAGA GTAAAGGAACTTCATGA
- the LOC109710331 gene encoding receptor kinase-like protein Xa21: MEGFHALIFLIILLYVISTAQYATLGIQPAASDRAALLSFKSLVDDDPFGALSSWNNGSLHYCRWRGVSCGRHHPDRVTALDLKSLRLAGLISPAVANLTFLQRIDLSDNMLDRSIPEEVGSLRRLRYLNLSVNSLGGTIPSSLGNCSNLRLLNLRGNNLNGEIPPTLSRLSGLRDLLLNQNMLQGTIPDSLGNLSSLVVLSLDNNNLSGAIPPSFGSFLSLKTLAIQSTSLTGTIPPTLANLSSLNMLLLRQNKLHGEIPHFAELPFLSRLDCSYNYLSGTIPISLGRLSSLEYLSLGMNNLTGEIPPTLYNLSSLKTLELPYNQLEGTLPSDIGNALPNLQVFRMYNNQLEGRIPASLSNASKLNHLELSANAFHGTIPSSLGALQSLSWLALAINRLEARKPNEWSFITALTNCTSLRVLDLGDNLLQGMMPKSIFNLSTSLNILALANNHISGIIPTEIEKLINLTVLDVSGSDLRGTIPIEISHLWKLQRLDLSDNMLSGEIPPTLGNLTLMDKLYLGSNEFEGAIPPTLSNMLMLELLNLSNNRLSGSIPREVLSLSSLTNFLDLSHNLLNGSLPLEVGNLINIGTLDLSNNRLSGEIPDTIGKCTILEILYLENNLFQGSIPSSISNSRGLKALDLSKNFYSGQIPAFLEELPDLKYLNLSFNSFEGPVPMKGVFKNVSEVSLIGNPKLCGGIPELHLPKCTSDVFAVKHHYDYKLKII; encoded by the exons ATGGAAGGCTTCCATGCACTAATTTTTCTCATCATTCTGCTGTATGTGATCTCCACCGCCCAGTACGCCACTCTCGGGATCCAACCAGCTGCATCCGACCGCGCCGCCCTCCTCTCCTTCAAGTCCCTCGTCGACGACGATCCGTTCGGAGCGCTCTCCTCGTGGAACAACGGCTCTCTTCACTACTGCAGGTGGCGCGGTGTCTCCTGCGGCCGCCACCATCCCGACCGGGTCACGGCCCTCGACCTCAAGTCTCTCCGCCTAGCCGGTCTCATATCGCCCGCCGTAGCCAACCTCACATTCCTCCAGAGGATCGACCTGTCCGACAACATGCTAGACAGAAGCATCCCGGAGGAGGTAGGCAGCCTACGCCGGCTGCGATATCTCAACCTGAGTGTGAATTCTCTTGGCGGAACGATCCCGTCTTCGCTCGGCAATTGCTCTAATCTTCGACTACTCAACTTGAGAGGTAATAATCTCAACGGCGAGATCCCGCCAACTCTATCGCGTCTTTCCGGTCTTAGAGATCTTCTCCTGAATCAAAACATGTTACAAGGGACAATCCCAGATTCACTTGGCAACCTCTCCTCCTTAGTAGTTCTGTCTTTAGATAACAATAACTTGTCAGGAGCCATTCCTCCATCCTTCGGTAGCTTTCTCTCCTTGAAGACACTTGCAATCCAATCCACTAGTCTCACAGGAACCATTCCGCCCACTCTCGCAAATCTCTCCTCTCTGAACATGCTTTTGCTACGACAAAACAAACTTCATGGTGAAATTCCCCACTTTGCAGAACTTCCATTCCTCTCTCGACTGGACTGCTCTTATAATTATCTCTCCGGGACGATCCCAATCTCGCTCGGACGACTTTCATCTCTCGAATATCTCAGTCTCGGGATGAACAACTTAACAGGAGAAATACCGCCAACCCTTTACAATCTATCATCCCTAAAGACCTTAGAACTCCCTTATAACCAACTCGAGGGAACTCTACCCTCGGACATCGGAAATGCTCTTCCAAACCTTCAAGTCTTTCGTATGTATAATAATCAGCTCGAGGGGCGAATTCCAGCATCCTTGTCCAATGCTTCTAAGCTCAACCACCTTGAGCTATCGGCCAATGCATTCCACGGCACTATACCTTCGAGCCTTGGAGCCTTGCAGAGTCTCTCATGGCTCGCACTAGCCATCAATCGACTCGAAGCCAGGAAGCCCAATGAGTGGAGCTTCATTACAGCACTGACCAACTGCACCAGTCTCCGAGTGTTGGATCTAGGAGACAATCTACTTCAAGGCATGATGCCCAAATCAATATTCAATCTTTCCACTAGTCTTAATATTTTGGCACTCGCCAACAACCACATATCAGGAATTATACCTACTGAGATTGAGAAACTCATCAATCTAACTGTTCTTGACGTGAGTGGTAGTGACCTTCGAGGCACCATTCCTATAGAAATCAGTCATCTTTGGAAATTACAGCGCTTGGATCTGTCGGACAACATGCTCTCGGGCGAAATTCCTCCGACCTTGGGCAACCTAACGCTAATGGACAAGCTCTATCTCGGCAGCAACGAATTTGAAGGAGCCATTCCACCGACATTAAGCAACATGTTAATGCTAGAGTTGTTAAATCTATCAAATAATAGGCTAAGCGGTAGCATTCCGCGAGAAGTTTTGAGCCTTTCATCGCTCACAAACTTCCTTGACTTGTCGCATAATTTACTTAACGGTTCATTACCGTTGGAAGTGGGCAACTTGATAAATATCGGGACGCTTGATCTCTCAAATAATAGGCTTTCTGGTGAGATTCCAGACACCATTGGCAAATGCACAATCTTGGAAATTCTTTATTTAGAGAATAACTTATTTCAAGGGTCCATTCCTTCCTCCATTAGCAATTCAAGAGGTCTTAAGGCGCTTGATCTCTCAAAAAACTTCTACTCGGGCCAAATACCCGCATTCCTTGAAGAGCTCCCGGATCTAAAATACTTGAATCTCTCCTTCAACAGTTTCGAGGGTCCAGTGCCGATGAAAGGGGTTTTTAAGAATGTAAGCGAAGTCTCGCTTATCGGAAACCCTAAACTCTGTGGCGGAATTCCAGAATTACACTTGCCGAAATGCACTTCAGATGTCTTTGCAGTAAAACATCACTATGATTATAAACTCAAG ATAATCTGA
- the LOC109710333 gene encoding probable LRR receptor-like serine/threonine-protein kinase At3g47570, with product MNYENANIVAVKVLNLQQHGAFKSFMSECEALRSIRHRNLVKILTSCSSLDHRGNDFKALLFEYMPNESLEEWLHPNARENRPFRSLSLIQRLNIAVDVASALEYLHHGGSVPIVHCDLKPSNILLDNEMTAHVGDFGLAKFLQQPPDESSERSSTSTVGIKGSIGYVPPEYGMGCKPSRLGDVYSFGILLLEMFTGMSPVDDMFKDGLSLRGYVRAAAASPEHLMDIIDRKLHSADNDIAYQEECVRDCVVLLFDCSLSCSNELPYERCDMTKVLKVLSAARERLLS from the exons ATGAACTATGAAAACGCCAACATTGTCGCAGTGAAAGTGCTGAACCTTCAACAGCATGGGGCTTTCAAGAGTTTTATGTCTGAATGTGAGGCCCTGAGAAGCATTCGACATCGAAATCTTGTTAAAATTCTTACATCGTGCTCTAGTTTGGATCACCGCGGTAACGATTTCAAGGCCTTGCTTTTTGAGTACATGCCTAATGAAAGCTTAGAAGAGTGGCTACATCCAAATGCACGCGAGAATAGGCCATTCAGAAGCCTAAGCCTAATCCAGAGGTTGAACATAGCTGTCGACGTAGCCTCGGCATTAGAGTATCTTCATCATGGAGGGTCCGTGCCGATTGTTCACTGTGATCTTAAGCCCAGCAACATCCTTCTCGACAATGAAATGACGGCGCATGTGGGCGATTTCGGGTTAGCAAAGTTTCTACAGCAACCGCCTGACGAATCATCAGAGCGTTCATCTACCAGCACTGTGGGAATCAAAGGATCTATTGGTTATGTTCCTCCAG AGTATGGAATGGGCTGTAAACCGTCTAGGCTCGGCGATGTGTACAGCTTTGGAATTCTTCTGCTGGAGATGTTCACTGGAATGAGCCCCGTCGACGACATGTTCAAAGATGGTCTGAGCCTTCGCGGATATGTTCGCGCTGCCGCTGCTTCTCCTGAACATCTCATGGACATTATAGACAGAAAACTGCACTCAGCTGATAATGATATAGCTTACCAAGAAGAGTGTGTGCGAGATTGCGTGGTTTTGTTGTTCGACTGCAGTCTCTCGTGCTCGAATGAATTGCCATATGAACGATGCGACATGACGAAAGTCTTAAAGGTGCTGAGTGCAGCAAGAGAGAGGCTTCTTAGCTGA